The Drosophila simulans strain w501 chromosome 3R, Prin_Dsim_3.1, whole genome shotgun sequence genome contains the following window.
AATATAACTACCAGGATGCAGGACACTAGCACGATAAAGTGACGCTAAAAAAAGAATGCATTAACCTGGGGCAACGATTTTAGGCAGTACATTACCATATTATCCGCTTGCCGATCGAATtgcttttgatatttttttctgaTCTCGAAATCCTTTCCGCTTTGCAAACTTTCGATTTTCCGCTTCGTGGTTCATAACTAATTTAGTTAGTGCTCTTTGTATACGACACCTAAAAGGTCTTAATAATAtagttatgttgtttttaaagtAGTTTGCCCATCCACAGGCTTAGTGCCTGCATAAAAATACATCTCGGTTAGAATGTGGTAACTTTGGAAGCAGGCACTTCTCAGTATTCGGTGATCGTGTTCTTGAGGCTAATattggcaatttattttaccACAAATCACGCCCTAGGTAATGAGAATCGATCGGAAGCTGTTCATTAGGTcgtaatgaaataattatgcATGGCGTCCTATCCTTGTTCCTGTCTGCTTATTGCCAACAAAGTATTGgtaaataatttgcataaagtcAGTGTACACGGTTCTGCTGGTTCGCATTCTGCGAGGAACCCTCAGAAGGGTACATATGCCCATGCAGCTTCTCATTAACCATAATGACCTGACATGCCTACTATTCCTGTAATAAGTCAACTTTGTTTTTCTGACTTCTTTTGGAGGCGTGGCAACTTCACATCAGTTCGATGCAAGGTCAAAtaccttttgatattaaactTTTTGTTGAATCTTTTTAAATCTTATGTATCTGTACATTTTCGTGGGCCAAGCCTTCACAggtgaatattaaatattctttgaAATTCGTTTGAGCGCGGCATACagcaaaaatacttttaatagataaattacaaaaacctAGTTTAATACTCGAAACATACGATCAGCTAGAACCTAGCTCAGTTGATCGTCCTGTCCTACCGTCCGTATCATGGGAGATAAGCTATAAAAGAACTATACAAGTCAGAAAGATTGGGACAAGTGGGAAAGATTGAGAGATGTTGATGCGCCGTCAGCTTGTTCTAGGATACCACGTCCTCTCTAACCCCAAGAAAATATTGAACTTTATCCCACTAGCCAAGTTACGGGTATCTGATTTTCCTATTTGTCCGCGGAACATAATATAATGCATCGCAGAACTCCAGGACTACCAGCATAGCTACTATTGTCATTGCAAAGTCAAATATATGGATCTCATTAAATTTCCCGTCCCGTCCTcttattaaaacattaaacttttcaaaaagtagaaatatttttaagatcGGTAGAACGTAGAACTTTTTACACGTTGCTGATCGTTTTGACATTTTATTCAGATGTGAACCCTAAAAGTATTCTTCTCTATTTTGTATGTACATCGGGATGTATGTAAAAAACTGGGCTCACAATAGTTCTGCCGACGATCTCAAGGTGGCGCCACCAAACTTAACGAAAATGTGTTACTACATTTACATGATAATCAAAGGGTTTCAGATAAGTCCCTCAGCCTTTATCAAcatctttatctttattttgtGACACCccctaataaaaatataattttatctaaaaattattaacttaggaataaaaaataaaagataagTCGCTACGTTTTAATctcgaatttatttataaaataaaaacacatttctTTTGTTCAAAACAATccatagaaataaaatacacgTATTAAAAAGCGTCGCTTGCataaagaaaaatacaaaattgtaGAGCGATAGATACGGAAAGCGGAAATACACTTGGGAACGGATCCTGGACTCTATTGACCATCCCGACCTCGTCCCCGAAAGGGTGTACTTAAGTATTAAAGTAGATGAAGGCCGTACCACTAAATTAGCAGCAGCTATAAACGATCTATGTACATGAACATGGATGACGGGATGCGGAGAGTGTTGGGGGCAAAATGTGGATATATTTGTAGCTGAGAAATGATCGATGGACAGCGGTATGCCAGCGATTTGTGATCCTTACGTGCGATCACCATGGATTGTCCATGAAATAATGTTTTTGATTCCTTGTCTTCAATTGATCTTGGTGcgaattcgatttggcttaGATGTAGGCTTGGACTCCCTATGCTtacgtttaatttaaatgtacgGTATTTTAATTGGTAgcgtaattaatttatgcttaTGTGTGTTTCAtgtttggctggctggctggttggctggcgGCGCTCACTTGTTGCCGGCGTTCACGAGCACGCGCTGTCTCGTCGAGGAGTTCAGGGCCGGATTGCACATATCCGTGGTGAACTTGGAGAAGGTGTTGTGGAAGCCGTTGGCCTGGCCGTTGCTGGTTGGCGCCACATCGCCATCCTTGAGCGCCTTCACGTGTCCGTTGGCATGTCCGTTCGCCTTCACCGCCGCTTTGTCCTGGAGAAAAAGAACATTTGGTTAAATATATGCTTTCAtaagctttttaaaaatgattatacATACTAGTATAACATAGCTAGCATTCTTACCTTTCCATCGCGCTTCACATAGGCACGCTTGTAGAAGTTTGAGAACAGGAAGTAGAACATAACCGCATGGGCTCCGATGAAGTAGGCGAAGCCGATGGGGTAGTTGCAGTCGTTCTTGAAGAACAGCTGGAAGGAGTGCACCATAACCAGGACGAACTGGATCATCTGCATCACCGTCAGGTACTTCTTCCACCACAGGTACTTCTGCACCTTGGGTCCCATGGCGGCCAGCATGTAGTAGGCGTACATGAAGATGTGCACGAAGGTGTTCAGGAAGCCGAAGAAGGTCGAGTGGCCACCGGGGGTGAACTTGACGCCCCACCAGACGGAGACGGGCATAATGCCGTGGTGGATCACGTGCAACGTGGACACTTGATCGTAACGCTTACGCATCACAAAGAAGAACGTGTCGAAGAACTCGGTGAACTTGGAGAAGTAGTACCACCAGCAGCCCTCAGCGGTCTGAAAAATTTAAAGGACATTTTATTAGTTATTTCTATTTACCATTAGTATAAGGcttttaacaaaataaacagttGGCCTCAGAAGTACTTGCCAAATGTTCTCTAGCTATAATTTCCTCAAATTACAAAAGTAAGTATAGCTTACGATTATTTCTTAGAATTTTtatagaaattcaaattttagtCAAAACTAATATCTGTGCTCATTCCTATGCCATATTTCAAGCATTTATTGTTATGCTAAAAATAATCACAGCTTGGGCAGATCGATTCCGTTTGGCCTGGAACTAACGGTTGGACAAATCCCAAGCTTATCAATAACATGAAAATGGGTGATTTGCAAAAATCTTTCGCCTGGCAACTTTCTAAGACCGCCACTTTCTTTGGGTCATTTACCCACTTTAGCCAGCCAGGCGACACACGTGAGATTCCTCAAGCCGCAGAATCCACTGGCCACACAGCCGGCCGGCTTTCAGCATCCATTTCTTCGTGATTAGCATAAGAGAACCTGTCGCCATTGCCGTTTTTCTAATATCTTGTCTCTTCGTGGCCGAAAACTGGTTGCTTACATAAAATCTGGCCCAGTCAACAAAAGAACTTTGCTATTTGCCAACCATAAGCTAAAATCAGAATTTATAGCCCGATGTTTGAGTATACATATTGGCTAAGCGCGGTATATAGGAGCTTCCACAAATACTTACACGAATCGCTTTGGGCGAGTAGGAATAATTAACGGGCTCGCATCGCAAGTTATAGCCGTTGAGCCATCCACCTATGCAGGACTATAAATGCAAAAGAAGGGAGTAAGTGgaaattaactaaaatatatgtGTTATATTACCTCGTAAAAAAGCCAGGCACTGAAGATAACCTGCGCTGCATTGTAAACGATCAAGACTTTGCGGAGCTCGAAAGGCTTTCTGTTTTCCATGAGCTTGGGTCCGAGTACCTGCAATAAGACGTTGATTAGTTCCAGTGTAAGGCGTCCTCTTCACCTCCAATCTTAAATCTCACGTCTTGTCTTCGTTGTCTTTGCGTGTCATTTACATAGTCAAACAGAGGCCGAAGCCTGTTGCAGCAattatcaaatcaaatcaatcgTCGCGACCGACTTTGTCTGTTGGTTTTGTGACAAGTTCGTTGCCgaagtcttttgtttggccaaccGCCGTCCCGGCGCGTTCGCCTATCGAATTTAGCAGACATGTGAAAGTAAGTTAAATGCTTTTGTAAAATTATGAATGTGAACCAATGCAAAGCGGGAAACCTAAATAGAAATCGTTTTTcgaattgattttttaaattttgcataATCTACCGCCGCCTGTGCTTGGGTCACCTTTCGACACTAGCTATTCGAGACGAGCATAGCAGAAATTGGATGGCCCTGAACCCCTAGCTCGGGTTTCACAGTCATTTTGCAATGCAATAAAGCGAAACTAGTTTGCAAAAGGATCCGCATAATCAGCAGATGAGAATCTGCCAGTTCTGGTCTCCGAAATCAGCGTAAATTACCCCCATCGGAATGAtgttgttctgttctgttctgttctgtttagTCCATTTTTTGTTCGATTCCATTCAGCTGCGCCTGGCCCCCACTCCAATAATTATGGATTGGTGCTTCCCCAAACCCGGACCACTTACCTTCACGATGTACGCGTATGTCAGACTGATGGCTATCGTGGGGAACGGCGAGCTCATGAGCGGGTAGTCTCGTGTTCGCGGATCCGATTTGTTGTCCATCAGATCCCGCCAGCCGTCGTAGAACATTGTGAGGTAATCCTGCAAGTGTAAAGACCAAAAAGATGGCAGATAAGTCATGTGTGCTAACTGGGAGTGGCTAATCACCCAGGCCACTTA
Protein-coding sequences here:
- the LOC6727152 gene encoding elongation of very long chain fatty acids protein isoform X2, yielding MDYLTMFYDGWRDLMDNKSDPRTRDYPLMSSPFPTIAISLTYAYIVKVLGPKLMENRKPFELRKVLIVYNAAQVIFSAWLFYESCIGGWLNGYNLRCEPVNYSYSPKAIRTAEGCWWYYFSKFTEFFDTFFFVMRKRYDQVSTLHVIHHGIMPVSVWWGVKFTPGGHSTFFGFLNTFVHIFMYAYYMLAAMGPKVQKYLWWKKYLTVMQMIQFVLVMVHSFQLFFKNDCNYPIGFAYFIGAHAVMFYFLFSNFYKRAYVKRDGKDKAAVKANGHANGHVKALKDGDVAPTSNGQANGFHNTFSKFTTDMCNPALNSSTRQRVLVNAGNK
- the LOC6727152 gene encoding elongation of very long chain fatty acids protein isoform X1; the protein is MITLMDSYRPVIEDYLTMFYDGWRDLMDNKSDPRTRDYPLMSSPFPTIAISLTYAYIVKVLGPKLMENRKPFELRKVLIVYNAAQVIFSAWLFYESCIGGWLNGYNLRCEPVNYSYSPKAIRTAEGCWWYYFSKFTEFFDTFFFVMRKRYDQVSTLHVIHHGIMPVSVWWGVKFTPGGHSTFFGFLNTFVHIFMYAYYMLAAMGPKVQKYLWWKKYLTVMQMIQFVLVMVHSFQLFFKNDCNYPIGFAYFIGAHAVMFYFLFSNFYKRAYVKRDGKDKAAVKANGHANGHVKALKDGDVAPTSNGQANGFHNTFSKFTTDMCNPALNSSTRQRVLVNAGNK